A genomic region of Sciurus carolinensis chromosome 7, mSciCar1.2, whole genome shotgun sequence contains the following coding sequences:
- the Nup43 gene encoding nucleoporin Nup43, whose amino-acid sequence MEEIYAKFVSQKISKTRWRPVPAGSLQTAETFATGSWDNEENYVSLWSIGDFGNLDSDGGFEGDHQLLCDIKHHGDVMDLQFFDQERIVAASSTGCVTVFLHHPNNQTLSVNQQWTAAHYHTGPGSPSYSSAPCTGIVCDNPEIVTVGEDGRINLFRVDHKEPVRTIDNADSSTLHAVTFLRTPEILTVNSIGQLKIWDFRQQGNEPSQILSLTGDRVPLHCVDRHPNQQHVVATGGQDGMLSIWDVRQGTMPVSLLKAHEAEMWEVHFHPSNPDHLFTCSEDGSLWHWDASTDVPEKSSLFHQGGRTSTFLSHTISNQANVHQSLISSWLSTDPAKDRIEITSLLPNRTLSVNSLDVLGPCLVCGTDAEAIYVTRQLFS is encoded by the exons ATGGAGGAAATTTATGCCAAGTTTGTATCTCAGAAGATCAGCAAAACCCGCTGGCGACCAGTGCCTGCGGGGAGCCTGCAGACGGCAGAAACCTTCGCAACCGGCTCTTGGGACAACGAG GAAAATTATGTTTCATTGTGGTCTATTGGAGATTTTGGGAACTTGGATTCTGATGGAGGATTCGAAGGAGACCATCAATTATTGTGTGATATCAAACACCATGGTGATGTCATGGATTTACAG ttttttgacCAGGAAAGAATTGTAGCTGCTTCATCAACAGGATGTGTAACAGTTTTTCTCCATCATCCAAATAACCAG ACTCTGTCAGTCAACCAGCAGTGGACAGCAGCCCACTACCACACAGGGCCTGGCAGTCCTTCCTATAGCAGTGCCCCATGTACAGGCATTGTGTGTGACAACCCAGAAATTGTCACGGTTGGAGAGGATGGTCGAATAAATCTCTTTAGAGTTGATCACAAGGAACCTGTAAGGACGATAG ACAATGCAGATAGCAGTACACTCCATGCTGTGACCTTTCTTCGAACTCCTGAGATACTTACAGTAAATTCAATTGGACAGTTAAAAATATGGGACTTCAGACAACAAGGAAATGAACCTTCTCAGATACTATCATT GACTGGTGATCGAGTGCCACTTCACTGTGTTGACAGACATCCCAACCAGCAGCATGTTGTAGCTACTGGTGGCCAGGATGGAATGCTAAGTATTTGGGATGTTAGACAAGGTACTATGCCTGTATCTCTGCTAAAGGCTCATGAAGCTGAAA TGTGGGAAGTTCATTTTCACCCATCCAACCCAGATCATCTGTTTACTTGCTCTGAAGATGGATCCTTATGGCACTGGGATGCCTCTACAGATGTGCCTGAAAAGTCCTCTCTCTTTCATCAAG gAGGAAGAACCAGTACTTTTCTGTCTCATACCATTAGTAACCAGGCTAATGTTCACCAGTCTCTTATAAGTTCCTGGCTCAGCACTGATCCTGCAAAAGATCGTATTGAAATCACAAGCTTGCTTCCCAACAGGACTCTGTCTGTGAACAGTCTGGATGTTTTAGGTCCTTGTCTTGTTTGTGGAACTGATGCAGAAGCAATATATGTTACCAGACAACTGTTTTCATGA